One genomic segment of Mycolicibacterium gilvum includes these proteins:
- a CDS encoding HAD family hydrolase, whose protein sequence is MSDIGGRAQQLAGEASAEAAVEGLTEPLGPAAPPPPPPPPDLTAAAFFDVDNTLVHGSSLVHFARGLAAREYFTYQDLARFAYAQAKFQLTGRENSDDVAAGRRKALSFIEGRSTAELVALGEDIYDEIIADKIWPGTRRLAQMHLDAGQQVWLVTATPYELAETIARRLGLTGALGTVAESIDGVFTGRLVGDILHGTGKAHAVRSLAIREGLNLRRCTAYSDSFNDVPMLSLVGTAVAINPDAALRDLARQRGWEVRDFRTARKAARIGVPSALALGAVGGALAAAVSHRDKK, encoded by the coding sequence GTGTCCGATATCGGAGGCCGGGCCCAGCAACTCGCAGGTGAAGCCAGCGCCGAGGCGGCCGTCGAGGGTCTCACCGAGCCGTTGGGCCCCGCCGCGCCACCTCCCCCGCCGCCCCCGCCCGACCTGACCGCCGCCGCGTTCTTCGACGTCGACAACACCCTGGTGCACGGATCGTCGCTGGTGCACTTCGCGCGCGGCCTGGCCGCCCGGGAGTACTTCACCTACCAGGACCTGGCCCGCTTCGCGTATGCACAGGCCAAGTTCCAGCTGACGGGCCGCGAGAACAGCGACGACGTCGCCGCGGGCCGACGCAAGGCACTGTCGTTCATCGAGGGGCGCTCGACGGCCGAGCTGGTCGCCCTCGGCGAGGACATCTACGACGAGATCATCGCCGACAAGATCTGGCCGGGCACCAGACGGCTGGCGCAGATGCACCTCGACGCCGGCCAGCAGGTGTGGCTGGTGACCGCGACGCCCTACGAGCTGGCCGAGACCATTGCGCGCCGGCTGGGCCTGACCGGGGCGCTCGGCACGGTCGCCGAGTCCATCGACGGCGTGTTCACCGGACGGCTGGTGGGCGACATCCTGCACGGCACCGGCAAGGCGCACGCGGTGCGCTCGCTGGCGATCCGCGAGGGGCTGAACCTGCGCCGGTGCACCGCGTACTCGGACAGCTTCAACGACGTGCCGATGTTGTCGCTGGTGGGCACGGCCGTCGCGATCAACCCGGACGCCGCGCTGCGCGACCTCGCCCGGCAGCGGGGCTGGGAGGTTCGAGACTTCCGCACCGCCCGCAAGGCCGCCCGCATCGGCGTCCCGTCGGCGCTGGCACTGGGCGCGGTCGGCGGCGCGCTGGCCGCCGCGGTGTCCCATCGCGACAAGAAGTAG
- a CDS encoding glutaredoxin family protein has product MDRQVELLTREGCPMCAAAAAQLDALAGELGFTVVVTDVDAAAAAGDAALRAEYGDRLPVVLLDGVEHSYWEVDEARLRADLSG; this is encoded by the coding sequence GTGGATCGACAGGTGGAGCTGCTGACGCGAGAAGGATGTCCGATGTGCGCGGCTGCCGCGGCGCAGTTGGACGCCCTGGCCGGCGAACTCGGCTTCACCGTCGTCGTCACCGACGTCGACGCCGCGGCCGCGGCGGGGGACGCCGCGCTGCGCGCCGAGTACGGCGACCGGCTGCCCGTGGTCCTGCTCGACGGCGTCGAGCACAGTTACTGGGAGGTCGACGAAGCCCGGCTGCGGGCCGATCTGAGCGGGTGA
- a CDS encoding glutamyl-tRNA reductase, protein MSVLLFGVSHRSAPVSVLEQLSTDESDQAKIIAEVLRSSLVTEAMVLSTCNRVEIYAVVEAFHGGLSVIGQVLSDHSGMSLQDLTKYAYVRYAEAAVEHLFAVASGLDSAVVGEQQVLGQVRRAYASAESNHTVGRTLHELSQRALAVGKRVHSETGIDRAGASVVSVALDVAEKKVGPLAGRSAVVVGAGSMGALAATQLARAGIERIHVVNRSLPRGKRLAENIRGYGIAAEAYPFDHLPPLLTDADIVISCTGAVRPVVSLADVHRGLAHVREPKELVICDLGMPRDVDAAVAGLPGVFVIDMDRILREPTAKTATSDADAARTIVAAEVANYLAGQRVAEVTPTVTALRQRAADVVEAELLRLDNRLPGLESSHRDEVANTVRRVVDKLLHAPTVRVKQLASAPGGDSYAEALRELFELDQHAVDAVAGSELGAVSSDELAAPAIDIDLTE, encoded by the coding sequence ATGAGCGTCTTGCTTTTCGGGGTTTCGCACCGCAGCGCGCCGGTGTCTGTGCTGGAGCAGTTGAGCACCGATGAATCCGATCAGGCCAAGATCATCGCCGAAGTGCTGCGATCGTCCCTGGTCACCGAAGCAATGGTGCTCTCGACCTGCAACCGTGTGGAGATCTACGCGGTTGTCGAGGCGTTCCACGGTGGCCTCTCGGTGATCGGCCAGGTGCTGTCCGACCACTCCGGGATGTCGCTGCAGGACCTCACCAAGTACGCCTACGTGCGTTACGCCGAAGCCGCCGTCGAGCACCTCTTCGCCGTCGCGAGCGGACTGGACTCCGCCGTCGTCGGCGAACAGCAGGTGCTGGGCCAGGTGCGGCGCGCCTACGCCTCCGCCGAGTCCAACCACACCGTCGGGCGCACCCTGCACGAGCTGTCCCAGCGGGCGCTGGCGGTCGGCAAACGCGTGCACTCCGAGACCGGGATCGACCGGGCCGGGGCGTCGGTCGTCTCTGTCGCGCTGGACGTCGCCGAGAAGAAGGTCGGCCCGCTGGCGGGCCGCAGCGCGGTCGTCGTCGGCGCAGGATCCATGGGAGCGCTCGCGGCCACGCAGCTGGCGCGGGCCGGCATCGAGCGCATCCACGTCGTCAACCGCAGCCTGCCTCGCGGCAAGCGGCTCGCCGAGAACATCCGCGGGTACGGGATCGCCGCCGAGGCCTACCCCTTCGACCACCTGCCCCCGCTGCTCACCGACGCCGACATCGTCATCAGCTGCACCGGGGCGGTGCGACCGGTGGTCTCCCTCGCCGACGTGCACCGCGGGCTGGCGCACGTCCGCGAACCCAAAGAGCTGGTCATCTGCGACCTGGGGATGCCGCGCGACGTCGATGCGGCGGTGGCCGGGCTGCCCGGGGTCTTCGTCATCGACATGGACCGCATCCTGCGGGAGCCGACGGCCAAGACCGCGACGTCGGACGCCGACGCCGCCCGCACGATCGTCGCCGCCGAGGTGGCGAACTACCTTGCCGGCCAGCGGGTCGCCGAGGTCACGCCCACCGTCACCGCGCTGCGCCAGCGCGCCGCCGACGTCGTCGAGGCCGAGTTGCTGCGCCTGGACAACCGTTTGCCAGGGCTGGAGTCGTCGCACCGCGACGAGGTCGCCAACACCGTGCGCCGCGTCGTGGACAAGCTCCTGCACGCGCCGACAGTGCGCGTCAAGCAACTCGCCAGCGCTCCGGGCGGTGACAGTTACGCCGAAGCGTTGCGCGAGCTGTTCGAACTCGACCAGCATGCCGTCGACGCCGTCGCCGGAAGTGAACTCGGAGCGGTTTCCAGTGACGAATTGGCCGCTCCTGCAATCGATATCGACCTAACCGAGTGA
- the hemC gene encoding hydroxymethylbilane synthase codes for MIRIGTRGSLLATTQAGTIRDALIAAGHDAELVIISTEGDRRADEPIADIGVGVFTAALREAIADNVVDAAVHSYKDLPTAVDPRFMIAATPVREDARDAFVARDGMVLGELPTGSVIGTSSPRRVAQLKALGLGLEIRPLRGNLDTRLNRVSSGELDAIVVAKAGLSRIGRLEVVTETLEPVQMLPAPAQGALAIECRAGDTALAQLLAELDDADTRAAVTAERTLLAELEAGCSAPVGAIAEVVESIDEDGRVFEELSLRGCVATLDGSDVIRASGIGSPDRARELGLSVAAELFDLGARDLLDERGRDT; via the coding sequence GTGATTCGAATCGGCACCAGGGGAAGCCTGCTTGCCACCACCCAGGCCGGCACCATCCGGGACGCTCTGATCGCCGCCGGGCACGACGCCGAGCTGGTCATCATCTCCACCGAGGGTGACCGTCGCGCCGACGAGCCCATCGCCGACATCGGGGTGGGGGTGTTCACCGCCGCACTGCGCGAGGCCATCGCCGACAACGTCGTCGACGCCGCCGTGCATTCGTACAAAGATTTGCCGACGGCCGTCGACCCGAGGTTCATGATCGCCGCGACGCCGGTGCGCGAGGACGCCAGGGACGCATTCGTCGCCCGCGACGGGATGGTGCTCGGGGAGTTGCCGACGGGCTCGGTGATCGGCACGTCGTCCCCGCGAAGGGTGGCACAGCTTAAAGCACTGGGTCTGGGTTTGGAAATCCGCCCCCTAAGAGGCAACCTAGATACCAGGTTGAACAGGGTAAGCAGCGGTGAACTCGACGCAATCGTGGTGGCCAAGGCGGGTCTGTCCCGCATCGGCCGTCTCGAGGTGGTGACCGAGACGCTGGAGCCGGTGCAGATGTTGCCGGCCCCGGCGCAGGGAGCCTTGGCGATCGAGTGCCGTGCGGGTGACACCGCGCTCGCACAGCTGTTGGCGGAGCTCGACGACGCCGACACGCGAGCGGCGGTCACCGCGGAGCGAACCTTGCTCGCCGAACTGGAGGCGGGCTGCTCAGCACCGGTGGGCGCGATCGCGGAAGTGGTCGAGTCGATCGATGAGGACGGCCGGGTCTTCGAAGAGCTGTCGTTGCGCGGCTGCGTGGCGACGCTGGACGGATCCGACGTGATCCGCGCGTCCGGAATCGGAAGTCCCGATCGGGCACGAGAGCTGGGTCTCTCGGTGGCCGCGGAACTTTTCGATCTGGGGGCGCGCGACTTGTTGGACGAACGCGGGAGAGACACATGA
- a CDS encoding uroporphyrinogen-III synthase produces the protein MSLRGRKNKPGRITFVGSGPGDPGLLTSRARAVLANAALVFTDPDVPEAVRALVGSELPPPSGPLPPVADAAPKTAAAGADQPASQDAAPADAAKTAKAAEDAVIPGGPDVRPALGDPAEVAKTLAHEARTGVDVVRLVAGDPLSNDSVITEVNALAKTQLSFEIVPGLPGTSAVPTYAGLPLGSSHTVADVRGDVDWAALAAAPGPLILHATPSHLPEAARTLIEYGLAESTPAVVTANGTTCQQRSVETTLAGLLDKAALAGTEPAGPLTGTLVVTIGRTVANRAKLNWWESRALYGWTVLVPRTKDQAGEMSDRLVGHGALPIEVPTIAVEPPRSPAQMERAVKGLVDGRFQWVVFTSTNAVRAVWEKFNEFGLDARAFSGVKIACVGQATAEKVRAFGINPELVPTGEQSSLGLLDEFPPYDDIFDPVNRVLLPRADIATETLAEGLRELGWEIEDVTAYRTVRAAPPPAHTREMIKTGGFDAVCFTSSSTVRNLVGIAGKPHARTIVACIGPKTAETAAEFGLRVDVQPEVAAVGPLVEALAEHAARLRAEGALPPPRKKSRRR, from the coding sequence ATGAGCTTGCGAGGACGCAAGAACAAGCCCGGCCGCATCACGTTCGTCGGCTCCGGACCCGGTGATCCGGGTCTGTTGACGTCACGTGCCCGCGCTGTGCTGGCCAACGCCGCCCTGGTGTTCACCGATCCCGACGTGCCTGAGGCAGTGCGCGCCCTGGTGGGCTCCGAGCTGCCGCCGCCGTCGGGGCCGTTGCCCCCGGTGGCCGACGCGGCGCCCAAGACCGCCGCTGCCGGCGCCGATCAGCCGGCGAGCCAGGACGCCGCCCCAGCCGACGCCGCGAAGACCGCCAAAGCCGCCGAGGATGCGGTGATCCCGGGTGGCCCCGATGTGCGGCCCGCGCTCGGTGATCCGGCCGAGGTCGCCAAGACGCTGGCCCACGAGGCTCGTACGGGTGTGGACGTGGTCCGGCTCGTAGCCGGGGATCCCCTGTCGAACGACTCTGTGATCACCGAGGTGAACGCGCTGGCCAAGACCCAGCTGAGCTTCGAGATCGTGCCCGGACTGCCCGGTACCTCGGCTGTGCCGACGTATGCCGGTCTGCCGCTGGGCTCCTCGCACACCGTCGCCGACGTGCGCGGGGATGTGGACTGGGCGGCGCTGGCCGCCGCGCCGGGACCGCTGATCCTGCACGCGACCCCGTCGCACCTTCCCGAGGCGGCGCGCACGCTGATCGAGTACGGCCTCGCCGAGTCCACCCCCGCGGTGGTCACCGCCAACGGCACCACGTGCCAACAGCGTTCGGTCGAGACCACGCTGGCCGGTCTGCTCGACAAGGCCGCGCTGGCCGGTACCGAGCCCGCCGGGCCGCTGACGGGGACGCTGGTCGTCACCATCGGTCGCACCGTCGCCAACCGCGCGAAGCTGAACTGGTGGGAGAGCCGTGCGCTGTACGGCTGGACCGTCCTCGTGCCGCGCACCAAGGACCAGGCCGGTGAGATGAGCGATCGTCTCGTAGGACATGGCGCGCTGCCGATCGAGGTGCCGACCATCGCCGTCGAGCCGCCGCGCAGCCCCGCCCAGATGGAAAGGGCCGTCAAGGGTTTGGTGGACGGCCGATTCCAGTGGGTGGTGTTCACCTCCACCAACGCCGTGCGTGCGGTGTGGGAGAAGTTCAACGAGTTCGGCCTCGACGCCCGCGCGTTCTCCGGTGTGAAGATCGCCTGCGTCGGACAGGCGACCGCCGAGAAGGTGCGCGCGTTCGGGATCAACCCGGAGCTGGTGCCCACCGGCGAGCAGTCGTCCCTCGGCCTGCTCGACGAATTCCCGCCGTACGACGACATCTTCGATCCGGTCAACCGGGTGCTGTTGCCGCGTGCCGACATCGCCACCGAGACGCTGGCCGAAGGTCTGCGCGAACTCGGTTGGGAGATCGAGGATGTCACCGCGTACCGCACGGTCCGCGCGGCTCCGCCGCCGGCGCACACCCGCGAGATGATCAAGACGGGCGGCTTCGACGCCGTGTGCTTCACGTCGAGCTCGACGGTGCGCAACCTGGTCGGCATCGCCGGCAAGCCGCACGCCCGCACGATCGTCGCGTGCATCGGACCCAAGACTGCCGAAACCGCAGCGGAATTCGGGCTGCGCGTCGACGTCCAGCCCGAGGTGGCCGCGGTCGGACCGCTGGTCGAGGCGCTGGCCGAACACGCCGCCCGGCTGCGCGCCGAGGGTGCGTTGCCGCCGCCGCGGAAGAAGAGTCGCCGCCGCTAG
- the hemB gene encoding porphobilinogen synthase: MGFPRHRPRRLRTTPAMRRLVSETSLEPRHLVLPMFVADGLDEPRDIASMPGVVQHTRESLRRAAAEAVEAGVGGLMLFGVPRDEDKDATGSIGVDPDGILNRALRDLTRDLGDDTVLMADTCLDEFTDHGHCGVVDPTGRVDNDLTNRRYVELAVAQANSGAQVVSPSGMMDGQVAAIRDGLDVAGYTHTAILAYSAKFASGFYGPFREAVGSSLEGDRRTYQQDPGNGREALHEVRLDIEEGADIVMVKPAMSYLDVVRATAEICPLPLAAYQVSGEYSMIAAAAEKGWIDLPTVVLESLVGIRRAGADIVLSYWAVDVARWLT; this comes from the coding sequence GTGGGGTTCCCCCGACACCGCCCCCGGCGGTTGCGCACGACGCCGGCGATGCGCCGTCTGGTATCCGAGACGTCGCTGGAGCCACGGCATCTCGTGCTGCCGATGTTCGTGGCCGACGGTCTCGACGAGCCGCGCGACATCGCGTCGATGCCCGGGGTGGTGCAGCACACCCGAGAGTCGTTGCGCCGCGCCGCCGCCGAGGCGGTCGAGGCCGGTGTGGGCGGCCTGATGCTCTTCGGCGTGCCCCGGGACGAGGACAAGGACGCGACGGGCAGCATCGGCGTCGATCCGGACGGCATCCTCAACCGCGCACTGCGGGACCTGACCAGGGATCTCGGCGACGACACCGTGCTGATGGCCGACACCTGTCTCGACGAGTTCACCGACCACGGCCACTGCGGGGTGGTGGACCCGACGGGCCGCGTCGACAACGATCTGACCAACCGTCGCTACGTCGAACTCGCTGTGGCCCAAGCAAATTCAGGGGCACAGGTGGTCAGCCCCAGCGGCATGATGGACGGTCAGGTGGCCGCCATCCGGGACGGTCTGGACGTCGCCGGCTACACGCACACCGCGATCCTGGCCTACTCCGCGAAGTTCGCCTCGGGTTTCTACGGGCCGTTCCGCGAGGCGGTGGGCTCCAGCCTGGAGGGCGACCGCCGCACCTACCAACAGGATCCCGGCAACGGCCGGGAGGCGCTGCACGAGGTTCGGCTCGACATCGAGGAGGGCGCCGACATCGTGATGGTCAAACCCGCGATGTCCTACCTCGACGTGGTGCGGGCGACCGCCGAGATATGCCCGTTGCCGCTGGCCGCCTATCAGGTGTCGGGGGAGTACTCGATGATCGCGGCCGCGGCCGAGAAGGGCTGGATCGATCTGCCCACCGTCGTCCTGGAGTCGCTGGTCGGGATCCGGCGCGCCGGCGCCGACATCGTGCTGAGCTACTGGGCCGTCGACGTGGCCCGTTGGCTGACGTGA
- a CDS encoding DUF3093 domain-containing protein has translation MTGLRAPEVLFSEQGASWLWVLAGPAAGVAMALIQYSGGYGIQWVVPVLFLVLVSGFLAIQVKAARIHTSVELTTESLRQGTELIRTEEIVRIYPEASGSETPKWQYARALGELTGVPRGRTGIGVRLTNDRTAQAWARKHHQLRAALTNLVEERIPPEPAQ, from the coding sequence GTGACCGGGCTACGCGCGCCCGAGGTGCTGTTCTCCGAGCAGGGCGCCAGCTGGCTGTGGGTGCTGGCCGGTCCCGCCGCGGGCGTCGCGATGGCGCTGATCCAGTACTCCGGCGGATACGGCATCCAGTGGGTCGTCCCGGTGCTGTTCCTCGTGCTCGTCTCGGGTTTCCTCGCGATCCAGGTCAAGGCCGCGCGCATCCACACGTCGGTGGAGTTGACGACCGAGTCGTTGCGCCAGGGCACAGAGCTCATCCGCACCGAGGAGATCGTCCGGATCTACCCCGAGGCCAGCGGTTCGGAGACGCCGAAGTGGCAGTACGCGCGCGCGCTCGGTGAGCTCACCGGCGTGCCGCGCGGGCGCACCGGTATCGGCGTCCGGTTGACGAACGACCGCACCGCTCAGGCGTGGGCCCGCAAGCATCACCAGTTGCGGGCGGCGCTGACGAATCTGGTGGAGGAGCGCATACCTCCCGAGCCGGCTCAGTGA
- a CDS encoding oxygenase MpaB family protein, translating into MTELADKNGHLDGADTDALPLGPQSLVWRYFGDNRMYLIGPRPAVLQNMLAELGQGVYDHSTFFADTAERLKRTIPPIFNTVYGSDDENAGLQVRDFHTDIKGVMPGPDGEEAGRYHALDPETYFWAHATFVEQVYYFADTFVKRLTDAEREQIWLESKTWYRRYGVSDRVMPATYAEFVQYWDRMMDQVVVAHPTAKYGVGYVTKGFPKPKAVHPLVWRLVAPVFNPLAAFLTTGGLPPRARMLLGLPWSDKQERRYQRFAAFWRSRPVNWVWDRLPMTVRYSGYAVKGFTRSDPRSDVRA; encoded by the coding sequence ATGACCGAGTTGGCGGACAAGAACGGACATCTCGACGGTGCTGATACGGATGCGTTGCCGCTGGGGCCGCAGTCCCTGGTCTGGCGCTACTTCGGCGACAACCGCATGTATCTGATCGGCCCGCGTCCGGCGGTGCTGCAGAACATGCTGGCCGAACTGGGCCAGGGGGTGTACGACCACTCGACGTTCTTCGCCGATACCGCCGAGCGCCTCAAGCGCACCATCCCGCCGATCTTCAACACCGTCTACGGCTCTGACGACGAGAACGCCGGGCTGCAGGTCCGCGATTTCCACACCGACATCAAGGGCGTGATGCCCGGTCCCGACGGCGAAGAGGCCGGTCGCTACCACGCGCTCGACCCCGAGACGTACTTCTGGGCGCACGCCACGTTCGTCGAGCAGGTCTACTACTTCGCCGACACCTTCGTGAAGCGCCTGACCGACGCCGAGCGTGAGCAGATCTGGCTCGAGTCGAAGACCTGGTATCGCCGGTACGGGGTCAGCGACCGGGTGATGCCCGCGACCTACGCCGAGTTCGTGCAGTACTGGGATCGGATGATGGACCAGGTCGTCGTCGCGCACCCGACCGCGAAGTACGGGGTCGGCTATGTGACCAAGGGCTTCCCGAAGCCGAAGGCCGTCCACCCGCTCGTATGGCGGCTCGTGGCCCCCGTGTTCAACCCGCTGGCGGCGTTCCTGACCACCGGCGGCCTGCCGCCACGGGCCCGGATGCTGTTGGGGCTTCCGTGGAGCGACAAGCAGGAGCGCCGGTATCAGCGCTTCGCCGCGTTCTGGCGCTCGCGGCCGGTGAACTGGGTCTGGGATCGCCTGCCCATGACGGTGCGCTACAGCGGCTACGCCGTGAAGGGCTTCACCCGATCCGACCCGCGATCCGATGTCCGGGCCTGA
- a CDS encoding TetR/AcrR family transcriptional regulator, translating into MSGPDPASEQILDAAVVEFERHGFRRVALEDVARRAGVSRTTIYRRFANKDQLVGAVIERENVALFSDIATELKQAGPQSNYYVEAFTLSILKFRGHRVLHRMITEEPGLVLELASLYYRAAIERMAEALRVIFPPGFAERIGADAVDELADTILRYATMVLLLPSAQPLETADDIRAFARRHFLPSLPEALRSVPA; encoded by the coding sequence ATGTCCGGGCCTGATCCGGCGTCCGAACAGATCCTCGACGCCGCCGTCGTCGAGTTCGAACGGCACGGCTTCCGCCGCGTCGCGCTCGAAGACGTCGCGCGCCGCGCCGGCGTGAGCCGCACGACGATCTACCGGCGCTTCGCCAACAAGGACCAACTCGTCGGCGCCGTGATCGAGCGCGAGAACGTCGCGCTGTTCAGCGACATCGCCACTGAGCTGAAACAGGCCGGCCCGCAGTCGAATTACTATGTCGAGGCGTTCACGCTGTCGATTCTGAAGTTCCGCGGACATCGCGTGCTGCACCGGATGATCACCGAGGAACCGGGCCTCGTGCTGGAGCTGGCGTCGCTGTACTACCGCGCGGCGATCGAGCGGATGGCGGAGGCGCTGCGGGTCATCTTCCCGCCCGGCTTCGCCGAGCGGATCGGCGCCGACGCCGTCGACGAACTCGCCGACACCATCCTGCGGTACGCGACGATGGTGCTGCTGCTGCCCAGCGCCCAACCGCTGGAGACGGCCGACGACATCCGTGCTTTCGCGCGCCGCCATTTCCTGCCGAGCCTTCCCGAAGCGCTGCGCTCGGTGCCCGCGTGA
- a CDS encoding pyridoxamine 5'-phosphate oxidase family protein: MTALESIAPAFVDMAHSIVWASVATVDAVGRPRTRILHPIWEWDGTDLFGWIATVPTPLKRAHLAAHPDVSVSYWTTTQDTCSAECLVEWYTDDDTCAQVWDKFATGPAPVGYDPRIIPMWKDGPTSHEFAVLRLAPYRLRVMPGAVMMRGEGAPLMWSDHSGRRD, encoded by the coding sequence GTGACAGCGCTGGAGAGCATCGCGCCCGCCTTCGTCGACATGGCTCACTCGATCGTGTGGGCATCTGTTGCCACCGTCGACGCCGTCGGCAGACCGCGCACCCGCATCCTGCACCCGATCTGGGAGTGGGACGGCACGGACCTCTTCGGATGGATCGCGACGGTCCCGACTCCGCTCAAACGCGCTCACCTGGCCGCGCATCCCGACGTGTCGGTGAGTTACTGGACCACCACCCAGGACACGTGTTCGGCCGAATGCCTCGTCGAGTGGTACACCGACGACGACACCTGCGCCCAGGTATGGGACAAGTTCGCGACGGGCCCGGCACCTGTCGGCTACGACCCGCGCATCATCCCGATGTGGAAGGACGGTCCGACCTCGCACGAGTTCGCCGTCCTGCGGCTGGCGCCGTACCGGCTGCGGGTGATGCCGGGTGCGGTGATGATGCGCGGTGAAGGTGCCCCGCTGATGTGGAGTGACCACAGTGGTCGCCGGGACTGA
- a CDS encoding cytochrome P450 — MVAGTEPGVGHLPLAPKNPLPYRRLLTLVRALDTGQLQVRAAGGPITRVQVAPRWLFPPFVAVFSPRGVRDVLGRNDAFSERCIVHEEVRDMAGDSLFVLPNEPWRPRKRALQPVFTPQNVRRFGGHMSRAAEVFVDAWRDGGDVDLDLECRRITMQSLGRSVLGVDLNESADVIAEHMHVASSYTADRALRPVRAPRWLPTPARRRAAHAVAEMRQVAADMLQVCRDDPDRDAPLVRALMDARDPETGMALSDDDICNDLLIFMLAGHDTTATALTYALWVLGHHPDVQDRVAAEAAALGRRELEPGDVPHLKYTTQVLLEALRLCPPAAGVGRMAVRDIDVDGHRVQAGTLVAVGIYALHRDPEIWPDPDRFDPDRFSPEQTAQRDRWHFLPFAGGARSCIGEHFARLETTLALATIVRSMRVTSSDNDFPVDVPFTTVAHGPIPAHLTPR; from the coding sequence GTGGTCGCCGGGACTGAGCCCGGCGTCGGGCATCTGCCGCTGGCGCCGAAGAACCCGCTTCCGTACCGGCGACTGCTCACGCTGGTGCGCGCGCTCGACACCGGCCAGCTGCAGGTCCGGGCCGCCGGCGGGCCGATCACCCGGGTTCAGGTCGCGCCGCGCTGGCTGTTCCCCCCGTTCGTCGCCGTGTTCTCCCCCCGAGGTGTGCGCGACGTCCTTGGCCGCAACGATGCGTTCTCCGAACGGTGCATCGTCCACGAGGAAGTTCGGGACATGGCCGGCGACAGCCTGTTCGTGCTGCCCAACGAGCCGTGGCGACCGCGCAAACGCGCGCTGCAACCGGTGTTCACCCCGCAGAACGTGCGCAGGTTCGGCGGCCACATGTCGCGCGCCGCCGAGGTCTTCGTCGACGCCTGGCGCGACGGTGGCGACGTCGATCTCGATCTCGAATGCCGCCGCATCACCATGCAGTCGCTGGGGCGCTCGGTGCTCGGCGTGGATCTCAACGAGAGCGCCGACGTGATCGCCGAGCACATGCACGTCGCGTCCTCGTACACCGCCGACCGCGCCCTGCGCCCGGTGCGCGCCCCGCGCTGGCTGCCGACGCCGGCCCGCCGACGGGCCGCCCACGCCGTCGCCGAGATGCGGCAGGTCGCCGCGGACATGCTGCAGGTCTGCCGTGACGACCCGGACCGCGACGCCCCGCTGGTGCGCGCGTTGATGGACGCCAGGGATCCCGAGACCGGTATGGCGTTGTCGGACGACGACATCTGCAACGATCTGCTGATCTTCATGCTCGCCGGTCACGACACCACGGCGACCGCGCTGACCTACGCGCTGTGGGTTCTCGGGCACCATCCCGACGTCCAGGATCGCGTCGCCGCCGAGGCGGCCGCGCTCGGGCGGCGTGAACTCGAGCCCGGCGACGTGCCGCACCTGAAGTACACGACGCAGGTGTTGCTCGAGGCGCTGCGGTTGTGCCCGCCCGCCGCCGGGGTGGGACGGATGGCGGTCCGCGACATCGACGTCGACGGCCACCGGGTGCAGGCGGGAACCCTGGTGGCGGTGGGCATCTACGCGCTGCACCGGGATCCCGAGATCTGGCCGGACCCGGACAGATTCGACCCCGACCGCTTCAGCCCCGAGCAGACCGCGCAGCGCGACCGCTGGCATTTCCTGCCGTTCGCCGGTGGTGCGCGCTCGTGCATCGGAGAGCACTTCGCCCGGCTGGAGACGACGCTGGCGTTGGCGACGATCGTCCGCAGCATGCGAGTCACGTCTTCTGACAACGACTTTCCCGTGGATGTGCCGTTCACGACCGTCGCGCACGGACCGATCCCGGCGCACCTGACACCGCGCTGA